The sequence gagaatcaggatgtaaacctgtagacctgcggcggtgtaacgtagatctcatatattacgctgcccaggagcagcgcgaatgtatgagaatctggccctttatttctgTAAATAGGGACACAAAAATATTTTCTTCCTACCAATGCTTTTTATTAAACTAAGGATTAGGACAAcagcaaaaaatatttgtaaGACTAAAAATATGAATTGCCTATTTTATATTTCTTATTAAATGTATTCTTACTCCTCCATTTTGTGACTGGATGCCAAGGTATGGAAGCAGTTGGTTCATGTATGGAGCAGGGATATTCAGCTGGGTGGTTCCAGTATCAACAATGGCCTCGCAGCCATTGCTACACCAGCCAGTAGCTTGTCCGTTAATGGAGAATCTGTACAAATAAACATTATGTCACTAAAAACAAATCATCTTTACTATAATATTGCTTAAGTCATGGTTTAGTTTAACAGCTCAATTTCATTTTCCTATAGAGAATAATGCCCAAGTCTGAGTTTCATATTGTCACAAGCTACATGGCTCTTTCCCAGTGACATCACACCTCCAGCTCACAAATTGGtattcccctttaagatgccatcTCCAGCACCCATATTGATCGTTCTCCTGtaagatcccacctccagcacacacttTTGTCGTTCTCTTTTTAGATTCCCCCTCCAGCACATACAATTGTCTTTTCCCTCTATCCCTTCCTTGCACACAATCTCCAGTTTCTCCTCCAGAGACTCCTCTGTCTGCAGTCAAACAGTCCCACCACACCAAATTGTATACCAAATGCTGCTCATGTTCTCTGCATAGACGTGGGTGTgtgtgttatgccgcatacacaccatcactttatgtgatgaaaaaaaacgacactttctgtgaagtaaaaaatgacgtttttgaaacttcaattttcaaagacgaagttgcctacacaccatcgttttctcacaatgttcttgcaaagtgaggttacgttccaccacgttttaccattgaagcttgcttcataagtagcttctgggcatgcgtggatgaaaaaacgtcttagaaaacaacgttttttgctacacacggtcaatttctgtgaagtaaaaagtgcacttttgaaaaacgacacataaaattgaagcatgcttcaattttttttggtcgttttttacaagacataaaacgacattttcccccacacacagtcaattaaagtgacgtttttaaaaacgtcattttttttcatcacataaagtgatggtgtgtacgcggcattagggtattAGGACACATTGCTCTTTTTCCTGTATCTTTCCCCCAGCACACACATACCAAAACTGAAATTCGCCTCCAATACACAGAACTCTGTAGAAAGTTTTACACCAGCAAAATATGTGGATTAACCCACTGGTGACCAATCAGTAGAGTGTGTGCATTAACCCACTGGTAACCAGTCTGAAGTGTATGTGAATGAACATCTTAGAACAACTGTTAACCCATTACCTTTATTcttcctctgtaaaaaaaaaccttagcTCTCATGCTACCACTCATTTGTAAATCTAAAGATTAACTATACTGCTGGTTGTCATACCCACCCATTACTTCCTTGCACATATTTCCCCTTCAAACCCAATACACTCTTTTTCTGCACATTCACACTGCAGTCAAATACTGTACTTCACAatactctcctgcacatactgtttACAATCATACCCTCCCTACTTCTCTTCTGCACATACCACCTACTGTCATACCTTTCTCATACCTACATTTTTCCTGAATTATAATATTATTGTGGTAACTGCTTAATAAGCTTGGTAAATGTGCCACAGTTAGTTTCTAAAACACTGTAAAGCTCAATTGCTGTGCCTTAGCAGAACGACTTTTGCTCAACATCTCCATGCAGAGCTAGATAACTAAGATCCTGTGTCGATGGGCTTTGGGCTTATgtagttttttttagtttagcaTCAGTTTAAATCAGTAgtagcttccatcttcacccagtcttccttccgggtttcaTGTGTTGCGGCCATCTGATTGGCCAAtctgtgatgatgtcactcccatgcatgcttGCGGGAGTCACGGTCGCGGCACGGAGTTCGGAAGGGACGGCACaagtgtgccgttgcttcagagtACATGCActggtgatgtcaccagctgcgTGCAGtgtaaatatatcctaaacagTGCCAGTTtgaagatattcactgtacctacaggtaatccttattttaggcttacctgtaggtacaagtaacaaaaaaagtctttactaccactttaggacacttctgagatcattcagattTCACCAACAGTTGTATTCAACTTGCAGTTAATCTAATTCTGACCTGCATTTTACCTAGCCTGAGATGTTTCTGCATTAATATAGATTTGCATGGGAATGCAAAACCTGCTTAAAATTAACAAACGCCCATCAACAAGTGGCGGCCGCTCATGCAGGCGCGCCACCCTCCTTATCCATGCGCCCGCTccctaatctacatacagggcgccggatgcatggattccaatgtttttcttttttttttaagcacatgattggcTTCAaagagggtgggctcggggcacagagcactgtacctggagcccatccagttgtgtgacattagcaaattaatatttgctaataTCTTCCTGATTCTCTTCCCGACCattcaggaagtgggtcctgagaccctattggccaggagtcctaagacccgattggccgcgAGTCCTAACTCCTGATTGGTCAGGAGGAGAAGCGACTGCTGGGACTCAGGAggagacaaagggggggggggaagcaatcgagcaatgggggggggggggcaatgattAATCAATCGAGCAAGTGCCAGGGGGGTTATGTGGTTGGTTGGCTGGCTGGCTGAAAAtttagcaccagtcgccactgccaTCAACACAGGCGCTAAAGCAGGTAAAAAGCAGAGGTCTCTCATAGGCAGACAGCatacattaaaaagaaaactcaCTCTTGAAGAGAAACCTGCCAGTATAGATCATTAGACAATGGAGCCCAGCTGATCTGGCCAGTGTAAAGGTTGGAATCCACACCTCCAAAAATAACCTCACCAGATTGGCTGCAAAAGAAAGACATTTAAGAATGGTGTGGTATAATATAACATTAGGAACAATACAACAAAATATAACAACCATTATGTTaacaagatttttacatactatttTTACAGATAGTGTATTCATAAATAACTGTGTCATTGGTTACAATACTGAAGTGAAACATatggtctgtgttttttttgtgtggacAAACTATGTATATCTTTTGGTGGCATTATTttcaaatattcttttttttacaaatttcacAAAAGCaaagattaaaaagaaaaataatttgtcACTTTTATTGTGATACTAAAATGTACTTTGTAGTCCAAAAGATTATgaagttatttaattaattacatTTAAAAGACGTGTTTTGTTACACATTATTACAAACGTGGACACATAAATAaatagagaggggagaggagaaatacaaattttttgtttagttaaatgtaACAAATTAGTAAAACCTTTTTCTGAAAGCCTCAGGAATTCCCTGTGTGTTAATCCCTACCTTACTGCACTAAACTGAACAACAGCAAAGGAGAAAAAATCATTGCATAATGAGAGCtctatttttttaatggtttagACAAGCTCATGGGGACTAAAATAATTCATTCCGGAGACATGCTTGTctcaaaccaagattttactgtaaaTGTTTTACTGTACATTGTTTCATCTGGTGCTAGTAAGAAAAGTCTAAgaaagcaaataataaaaaatttaacagaATTGTGATTGCTTTGCATCAATATTTACACTATACATTTCAATTGTTGCTGTCAACTGTACTTTATCCAATGTCTGATTacagtttttctttaaaaaaaaactccacccaaaaggggaagttccgctttaagccatcctcctccactccTATTTTAGTAATGGCACCTTTGGGGATAGGGGGAGCAGGTACCCAAATTATCCCTTGGCAGTTGGAAGCGGACGTTCtatgccccgccccccccccccattgcagtCTTCTGaggcagtttttgtagctgctgattttttatttttgcacaagAGACTGGAGTTCCTCTTGAACTACTGCTGATTAAATTCTCAAatgaagattatataaaaaataaaaaataaaacagaattgCTACTAGTGATCAAAATATAACATATGCACcattacaggcggtccccgggttacaaacatctgacttacaaacggagggaaacaacaagaagtgagaggaaatggaagggaaattcactccagTAAGAAGTATCACGGGAAAAATGTAATTCTACTgaatcttaaagcggttgtataccccttgtttacatttttacctacaggaaaatgctataataagtcttacctgtgtttataagcatttttgaataataataatatcttctAAATCTATACAGTTCAGGAGCCATTCGCCCTGCAGGCAGCTGTTGATGACAGTGAAAATCCGGCAAAGGTCTAGCGTATCATGCCGGTGATCTGaggatatggttccggctatcaagatagttcctgtaaggactgcgcaggcacaatccttgccgacggaaatcaccgaacctccagcgccacgtggaatttgaggtaagtggccagtctgcctcacgtcctcgcttcgctcggcctcctggctctttttttaacatcctccaatctacggggatgttaaggaatgagcctggatgctggccgaggttcggagatttccgtcggcaaggattacgcctgcgcagtccttacaggaaccatctcgataggggaaccagaCCGACAAGTCACCGGAACTTGCCAAAATGCATGAGTGGGAGTGTcttcatcgcggctccagccactcacagcgctaaAGCCACGAACCCGGAATAAACGCAGAGGGGAAAATGGTGACCGGGATGTGATGCCGGCACTTCATTCtatggtaagtatttcataatgagctagtatgcagtgcttactagctcattttgcctttgacttttttttttcgtttgcgggtatacaactgctttaatcaccaatccttgttttcaCAACAGcccaaaatgttcaaaattcaaTTGTCATAtcgacagaaagtgaggtgaaatcttctgcacaggggcacagacagcaaaacaaatgttacaggggtgtacTGTTAACCCTTccttatgctatccaaaaagcttcattttttttgggctggcactacacttaaaaaatgtacctgttccaacttacaaacaaattcaacttaagaacaaacctatagtccctatcttgtttgtaacccggggaccacaTGTACTGAGTTTTTAAGCCTCAAAAGTCCACTGATCCAGTTCAAAGAGTGTCCATTACTTCTGCTTATGCTGCCCTAAAGCGCCATGATGCAAACCTGTGGCACATTGGGAAAGCTTCTACTCAGAGCTGCTCATTGTCTGGCAGATACCAGTAACAGGTGTTACTGGTGCACAACAAGTTGCACCACAAGTATCTATGGTGACCTCTAGTCAAGATATCTGTAGAACCTTTTATTCTTAACTTCATGTCTTTGGTGGATTTGCtgtcttatttattttcattttagagGTGtatcataaaacaaaataaacatgcatTATTGAaggcaaatcctcaaaaaacggtTAATGCACCTACCACAgctcttaaaaaatatatttggaaGAAATAAACCGAATTACCATATGAGCTTTCGCCAGTTGTCACTTGGCACTTAAAAACATTTAGCTAGTTAGTTCGGCTAATTTTAGTTCGGcctagcgcatcccatttgcactacgctgatgtaacatagtgaggcaaggccagtattcacaaagcacttgctccctaagttacatcggcctagcgcaaatggcccggcgtaaaccccgcctaattcaaagtaggcatgtagtgggcgggctacatttaaatgaaccgtgaccccatgtaaatgagagccgttggtacagcgcatgcgcgcgcatgctcagaataacgtcgcaaatactcaatgcttttgacgtgaacgtaacctacgcccagccccattcacatacgcttacgcaaactacgtaaaatacgacggctgttccgtcgtccataccttgcatgggctgcgccatctttttggtggtttatctttacgcctgaaaaacgccttacgtaaacggcgtatcttactgcgacaggcatgggtacgttcgtgaatctgtgtATCTTGtttattcgacgcgtaaatccacgttcacgcccctagcggccagcgtaaatatgcagccaagatacgagggcgtaggagacttacgtcggtcatatcttggcaacagtgagacgtatctcagtttaagaatgcgtgcaaagatacgacagcgcgcattctgacttacgacggcgtatctactgatacgccgtcgtaagtctctctgaatctggctaataatacTCACATTCAAACCaaatttcatttatttatctaAGACATGCACGTTCATCATACCTGCCAAGATAGACACTGAACATAGGCTGAttcaagagattctcctgtagtATTCCTTGCATCACAGTGGTGGCACCACCCACAGACAGACCAGGATAGGCCAATCCCAATATACCATCAAATGGAGAATAGTAGAAATTACCACTGGGTTCTGTAATGGTCAGTCCAAATTCTTGATTTGTGATGGTAAGTCCTTGAATCTAATGAAAATGCAATGCCATAAAATAATTTGTAAATTCCCACTCAGTAAATATTGCTTGTACAGCAGGTAGGAACCTAATGGCTAGAGGAACTTCCGGGTGTGTATAGGACATAACTATATCAAACCAGGATGGGGCCCTTACTGCCAGTAGCATACCTAGGGTGACGGTGGTTGTGCACTCCAATCAACCTAAAGCTACTAGCTAGTTACAGGATGCTGTGGGAGTGAAGCCACGGATGAATGGATATGCCACACTTTGGCAGAGCCAATATTGTTAGTGCGTGTTCAAATGAAGCAGATTTGTACAAGTTGCTGGCTGTGGCTGTAAACAAACacttgtgggctagattcacatagatttgcggatctttagatccgcgtaatctatgtgatttacgatccgctggtGCAATTTTgcaaggctagtgcagtattcacaaagcacttacctcgaaacttgcaccggcggatcgtaactcccccggcggaattcaaattccgcggctagggggagtgtacaatttaaatcaggcgcgttcccgcgccgatttaactgcgcatgcgccgccggcgaaatttcccagtgcgcatactccaaatgacgtcactaggacatctttgttttcggcggcaacgtcaattgcggccatccgtattccagaccgacttacgcaaacaacgtaaaaatttgaaactcggcgtgggaacgacgtccatacttaacattagctacccctcatatagcaggggtaactatccgccggaaaaagccgaacgcaaacgacgtaaaagaaaagcgacgggcgggcgttcgtttctgaatcggcggttctcctcatttgcatatccgccgcgtaaaagaccgaggcgacaccttTACACACTTTTTATTAGTCAATGCTCATTGTCCTCCCATTTCACCGTACAAACCTCCCACTGTGTGACTTAAAACAACAACATTGTCATGATATTTATTTAGTCATTACTGCCACTACTGAatatttagttttagttttatttGTAGTGCTTGGTTTGGTGGTTGCACATACAATTTATTTTAGGGGTGCATAGCTATTCATCCAGGGAATCTGCCGATACTTGTGTGCTGTGCCAACAGGGCAAAATCAAATGCTTGCCTTAATTTCCTCTACAGACCAAATGttatgcatttataaaaaaaatagagagctTTAGGAAAATAAAACATTATAGCCACTAGTAGGAGCTGAGGATCAGTATACATTTCCTATGAtccttagctccatctagtggctataatgcagtatttttccaAGCTGCTATACTTTATGCATGAATACCATTTGACCTGTAGAAGAAATAAAAGGAGAATGATCGATGTTGCCTCATTCGCACAGAACTAATGTACCAGCTGTTTCACTGTAATAGCGATGCaatttgtttatttaattttttttacacataaacaAGTGAATACGGAGGTAACATAGAAATGTATTTCATTGAAAGGCTCCTGTTTTATGAAATTAATTCTTCTGGAAAAACTTAGTATGCATTTTAGTTATTGTTCTCAGACTGCCTGTCTACTACCTTCCTTGACCTCCTGCCTTTGACTCAGCCTAAATATCAGCCCTGACCTCTGTCTCTTTACGGACTCTTTGCTCTTGTTtttgacatagttacatagtaggtgaggttaaaaaatacacaagtccatcaagtccaacctatgtgtgtgattataggtcagtattacattgtatatccctgtatgttgcgatCGTTCAGgtgtttaactaatatttttttgaaaatatcgATGCCCCCCAgctgaaaccaccacctgtggaagggaattctacATCCTTGTCGCTCTTACAtaagaaccctctacacagtttaaggttaaacatcttttcttctaattgtagtgagtggccatgtgtcttattaaactcccttccacaaaaaagttttatccctattgtggggtcaccagtatggtatttgtaaattgaaatcatatcccctctcaatcgtctcttctccagagagaataagttcagtgctcgcaacctttcttcataactaatatcctcccaaccctttattagctttgttgcccttctttggactctttccatttccagcacatcctttctgaggactggtgcccagaactggatggcatactccaggtgcggccggaccagagtcttgtagagcgggagaattatcgttttatctctggagttaatcccctttttaatgcatgccaatattctgtttgctttgttagcagcagcttggcattgcatgctattgctaaacctatcatctactaggaccccaggtccttttccatcctagattcccccaaggCTTGGTACACTGAATGCAAGGCAGTTCTGAGATTCTGTGCCACAAGGCATCCACTCTATATTGTgatatggatggatagatagatagagagatagatagatagatagatagatagatagatagatagatagatagatagatagatagatagatagatagatagagagatagatagatagatagatagatagatagatagatagatagatagatagatagatagatagatagatagatagatagatagatagatagatatgttacTTACATAGACGGTATCATAACCAAACACTCCAGTAACACTGCTGGCAACATTCCCACCACCATATCCCATGTTGAATCGCTGTCCATTAGAAGAGTAAGTGGAGGACTGGCTTGGGTTAAATGTATGATGGTTTGCTGGAAAAGTTACCAATTATCATAATCATAAACTAGTTCCATTCATTcatttatataatattatataatatttcttaaatgcatgcatgcttttcacctgtaaggcctcttgcacatgatACCCCTGTTTGAACATCTACATTTTTTGTATGCATTTGCGCGTATTGTGATGGTATGCGAGGTGAGATACACGattataggtacatttcacctcgcattcgCTCTATTCTAAGGGAATgaaccagaatctggcccaggttCTTCCAGCCTCTGTGGCAGGCTGGGTTTCGGTCCTGATGTTCTGGTTACCTGAGTCCAAGGAAGAGAGCACAGGAGTGCTCTGGTTTTGGAGACTCAGGAGGGAAAGTGAGTGAGGAGCTCTATTGGTGtgggttaaaaagaaaaaagtttgttttatcgtatgttttgtgggtgacagggaccagccccgcactgtatataga comes from Rana temporaria chromosome 2, aRanTem1.1, whole genome shotgun sequence and encodes:
- the LOC120927180 gene encoding gastricsin-like translates to MKILICVLACLQLSHGLVRVPLNKGKSIRQNMREAGTLDEYLQTHKIDMSDKYKGYAVASESMYFDTYYYGPISIGTPPQSFLVLFDTGSSNLWVPSTYCQSTACTNHHTFNPSQSSTYSSNGQRFNMGYGGGNVASSVTGVFGYDTVYIQGLTITNQEFGLTITEPSGNFYYSPFDGILGLAYPGLSVGGATTVMQGILQENLLNQPMFSVYLGSQSGEVIFGGVDSNLYTGQISWAPLSNDLYWQVSLQEFSINGQATGWCSNGCEAIVDTGTTQLNIPAPYMNQLLPYLGIQSQNGGYAVNCNNLQSMPTLSFTINGVSFPLSPSAYILQENGYCYANFLSISLPASNGDPLWILGDVFLREYYSVYDFGNNQIGFAAVA